Proteins from a genomic interval of Bacteroidota bacterium:
- a CDS encoding NADH-quinone oxidoreductase subunit N, translating into MNIESFLIMRHELLLTAAAMLMLLAELLTAPKNKAGLRPFAVIVFLLVTIAGFLPATTGSIFGGMYVTSDLQILVKNFLNIGVFIILLQAHKWLKFEENSNKVGEFYILLMSTLIGMNFMISSGDFLMFYIGLELATIPVASLAAYDFYKARSAEAGIKLLLSSALSSGIMLYGISMIYGTTGSIYFAEVMTKIGTEPLHVLAFIFFSAGMFFKISVVPFHLWTADVYEGAPISVTSYLSVISKGAAAFIFMIILFTVFRPLISMWQDMIWVLAVLTMTIGNLFAMRQKNLKRFLAFSSISQAGFLLLGIIGGNKLGMTSVVYYILVYIVSNLAAFTVVSSISNATGKENMDDYDGLYLTNPNLSLTMMLALFSLAGIPPLAGFFGKFFLFTAAAEQGFYILVLIAVLNAIISLYYYLLVIKAMFINKNDNPIAKFKSDAATRIGLILCLVGMAAIGFASPIWEYIRLYTFGN; encoded by the coding sequence ATGAATATTGAAAGTTTCCTGATAATGAGGCACGAATTGCTGCTCACCGCTGCGGCAATGCTGATGCTGTTGGCAGAACTGCTTACGGCGCCCAAGAACAAGGCAGGCCTCAGGCCGTTTGCGGTGATTGTGTTTCTGCTGGTAACCATTGCCGGATTTCTTCCTGCAACCACAGGTTCTATTTTCGGCGGAATGTACGTAACGAGCGACCTGCAGATATTGGTTAAGAATTTCCTGAATATCGGTGTATTCATTATCCTGCTGCAAGCGCACAAATGGCTCAAATTCGAAGAGAACAGCAATAAAGTGGGCGAGTTCTACATCTTATTGATGTCAACCCTTATCGGGATGAACTTTATGATATCATCAGGCGATTTTCTGATGTTCTACATAGGTCTCGAACTGGCAACTATTCCTGTTGCCTCGCTTGCTGCTTATGATTTTTACAAAGCACGCTCTGCTGAAGCGGGTATCAAACTGCTGCTTTCATCAGCTTTGTCGTCGGGCATCATGTTATATGGTATTTCAATGATTTACGGAACCACAGGTTCTATCTACTTTGCAGAAGTAATGACAAAGATAGGAACCGAACCCCTGCATGTTCTTGCATTCATCTTTTTCTCTGCCGGTATGTTCTTTAAAATATCCGTTGTTCCCTTCCATTTATGGACTGCCGATGTTTACGAAGGTGCACCCATCAGCGTCACATCCTATCTTTCGGTAATTTCAAAAGGCGCCGCTGCATTTATTTTTATGATTATCCTTTTTACTGTTTTTCGCCCGTTAATTTCAATGTGGCAGGATATGATCTGGGTACTCGCAGTACTTACCATGACCATCGGTAATCTGTTTGCTATGCGCCAGAAGAACCTGAAACGCTTCCTCGCTTTCTCCTCTATTTCGCAGGCCGGATTTCTGTTGCTTGGTATCATTGGCGGCAATAAGCTCGGCATGACATCTGTGGTTTATTACATACTTGTTTACATCGTTTCAAATCTTGCAGCCTTTACGGTAGTTTCATCCATCTCGAATGCTACCGGCAAAGAAAATATGGATGATTACGACGGCTTGTATCTTACCAATCCAAATCTAAGCCTTACCATGATGTTAGCGCTGTTCTCCCTTGCCGGAATTCCGCCTTTGGCCGGATTTTTCGGGAAGTTCTTCCTGTTCACCGCTGCAGCGGAACAAGGCTTTTATATCTTAGTTCTGATAGCCGTTCTCAACGCCATCATCTCATTGTATTACTATTTACTCGTGATAAAGGCAATGTTCATCAATAAAAACGATAACCCTATCGCTAAATTTAAATCAGATGCCGCAACAAGAATCGGATTAATCTTATGCCTTGTTGGTATGGCAGCGATTGGTTTCGCAAGCCCCATCTGGGAATACATACGTTTATACACATTTGGTAACTAA
- a CDS encoding Crp/Fnr family transcriptional regulator, protein MLEILETCNCETCTDRCYFFKNLNKAEYDRLHLDKKTYKYTKGEVIVKSGAENPFLLLLTEGYCKLVIESNFSNSFIIEVVKSAGLINMNFLANHFHAPMSVIALSDVRICAFEINGVIEALKTNSLFGFDMLQYTNINGKKRFERLASIALKQTRGKLADTILYLSETFDSMHIDSLFSRKDLAELSNLSTENTIRTLKQFEEEGIIRSDKRALDILDMDLLHRASNMG, encoded by the coding sequence ATGCTGGAAATATTAGAAACATGCAATTGCGAAACGTGTACTGATCGTTGCTATTTCTTTAAAAACCTAAACAAAGCCGAATATGACAGGCTGCATCTGGATAAGAAAACCTACAAGTACACCAAGGGCGAAGTAATTGTAAAAAGTGGCGCCGAAAATCCTTTCCTGTTATTACTTACAGAGGGATATTGCAAACTCGTTATTGAAAGTAATTTCAGTAATAGCTTTATTATTGAGGTTGTGAAATCTGCGGGTTTGATAAATATGAATTTTTTGGCGAATCATTTTCATGCACCCATGTCGGTGATTGCTCTTAGCGATGTGCGTATTTGTGCCTTTGAAATTAACGGTGTGATTGAGGCATTGAAGACTAATTCACTTTTTGGATTTGATATGCTCCAATATACCAATATTAACGGTAAAAAGAGGTTCGAACGCCTTGCCAGTATTGCGCTCAAGCAAACACGCGGTAAGCTCGCCGATACAATCCTTTATCTGTCCGAGACCTTTGACAGTATGCATATCGACAGTCTTTTCTCCCGCAAGGATCTTGCCGAGTTATCAAATCTTTCTACCGAGAATACTATCCGTACTTTAAAGCAATTCGAAGAAGAAGGAATAATACGCAGCGACAAGCGTGCTCTTGATATTCTTGATATGGATTTGCTGCACCGTGCCAGCAACATGGGTTAG
- a CDS encoding choice-of-anchor V domain-containing protein: MKTLGLVVLSLTAALIIAASAITFTSYSYNAGSPEACTGSPADKGTCAKPECHKGTASFKAGLITSTIPVAGYTAGQVYTITAKVTGAATAKKFGFQVSPQNSTGKLLGTMVPINTTETKLTNKGKYICHKDLGTEGKGSKTWTFKWTAPAAGTGKVTFYGCFLIGGKPELIYTSKLEIKEAV; this comes from the coding sequence ATGAAAACCCTTGGTTTAGTTGTTCTTTCGTTGACTGCAGCTTTGATAATTGCTGCAAGCGCTATTACCTTTACAAGTTATTCCTACAATGCAGGCTCACCTGAAGCGTGTACCGGCTCACCGGCTGACAAAGGCACCTGCGCCAAACCCGAGTGTCATAAAGGTACTGCTTCTTTTAAAGCAGGCCTGATTACTTCTACTATTCCGGTTGCCGGCTATACTGCAGGTCAGGTTTATACTATCACTGCAAAAGTTACCGGAGCTGCTACAGCAAAAAAATTCGGATTTCAGGTTTCGCCGCAAAATTCGACAGGCAAATTACTTGGAACCATGGTACCCATAAATACAACGGAAACCAAACTTACAAACAAAGGCAAATACATTTGCCACAAAGACCTTGGCACCGAAGGAAAAGGATCCAAAACATGGACGTTTAAATGGACAGCGCCTGCTGCAGGAACGGGAAAAGTTACATTTTACGGATGCTTCCTTATTGGCGGAAAACCCGAGTTAATTTACACCTCAAAACTTGAAATAAAAGAAGCAGTCTGA
- a CDS encoding DUF2271 domain-containing protein has translation MKKNLLFAFAAIICMAITTSKSHAQTAGTLTFSVTTTEPSGGYTGSHVLAIWVENNSGTFIKTKMRYAQARVQYLNTWITKSGQNVVDAVTGATLNSHGTMSITWNATNVSAVVVPDGTYKIWMQMADRNSNGATASITFTKSPTPIVNQTFANSGNFTNMTLNWTPISSSTETIKPGASLSCFPNPFTDMLTLTFNLSDMQRVNASVYDFEGKLVKTLSDEMLSEGTHSFNWDATDSKGNQTAKGIYFIKVTAGNTTSVKKVIFSR, from the coding sequence ATGAAAAAAAATCTATTGTTTGCCTTTGCTGCAATTATTTGCATGGCGATTACAACATCCAAATCACACGCTCAAACAGCCGGCACACTTACCTTTTCAGTTACTACTACTGAACCATCGGGTGGTTATACAGGCTCACATGTCCTTGCAATTTGGGTGGAGAACAACTCCGGCACTTTCATTAAAACAAAAATGAGATATGCCCAAGCACGTGTACAATATTTGAATACCTGGATTACAAAGTCAGGTCAAAATGTTGTAGATGCAGTGACCGGTGCCACACTCAATAGTCACGGAACCATGTCCATTACCTGGAATGCCACCAATGTTTCTGCGGTTGTTGTACCTGATGGCACTTATAAAATATGGATGCAAATGGCCGATCGTAACTCCAACGGTGCCACGGCAAGCATCACCTTTACAAAAAGTCCGACACCCATTGTTAATCAGACCTTTGCTAATAGTGGCAACTTCACCAATATGACACTAAACTGGACACCCATCAGCAGCAGCACAGAAACAATAAAACCGGGCGCATCATTAAGCTGTTTCCCGAACCCTTTTACCGATATGCTTACCTTAACGTTTAATTTAAGCGACATGCAGCGCGTAAATGCATCGGTTTACGATTTTGAAGGCAAACTGGTAAAAACCCTTTCTGATGAGATGCTCTCTGAAGGAACTCACTCCTTTAACTGGGATGCCACTGACAGCAAAGGCAATCAAACAGCAAAAGGAATTTATTTTATAAAAGTAACCGCAGGAAATACAACAAGTGTGAAAAAAGTAATTTTCTCGCGATAA